Genomic DNA from Halobaculum sp. CBA1158:
CACCGACGCCTTTGCGCTCGCCTCGTCGGCCTCCGCGGCGCGCTCGGCGTAGTCGTACGCCGAGAGGCGCACCACGGTGTCGGCGTGCGACTCGGTCTTCGCGCGGCCGTACTCCAGTCCGGAGACGAGCACCGCCAGTTCGTCGCCGGTGTAGGCGGTGAGAAACGGGTCAGGGGCGTCGAATCCCGAGAGGTACAGCTGATCGGAGTCGGCGTTGTCGGCCTCGATGCAGTAGGCGTCGACCCCAGTCGCGTCGAGGCGATCGTCGAGTGCCGAGCGGCGTCGCGTCATGGTCTCCGGTGCGTCCACGGGCGGGATAGGCGTTTTCGTCGCGGCCGCCCGTCGACGCCGGTCTCGATCCCCCCTCGAGGCGTCAGTTCGTCCGTTGCTTCGGGTCGTCGGACCACCGTCGGGCGACTTTCCCCTTCATCGCGTACTCCAGCGCGTGCCAGACCCGCCCCTGTCGCTTCAGTCGTTCGACCGCCTCGACGCGCTCCTCCGGCACCGATCCGCGTTCCAACAGCTCCGCGAGGAGTGTCTCGGCGCTATCACGATTCATCTGGTGATACGTCTTCCTCGGGGGTGGATACCGGTGTTGCCAAACCATTCCGGTGTGATGAGCGCCACCTAGATAGTCAATACCTAGCGCCTACGGGGCTTATACTCTCGATTTGGAGGTCAGAGACTGCGAAGCTGATCAGGCCGGAGTCGGTCGAATTCCGACTCGGAGGTGGCAATCGACTGCCCGAGGGTCGCCGGAACCGTCGCCGCGTCCGGTACACACTTGCCGCGGCGAGCGCACCTCGGGACATGGACGCACACGTCTCGCCGTCGCGAGTCGCCGGACGCGCACGCGCGCCGCCGTCGAAGAGCTACACGCACAGGGCGATCCTCGCGGCCGGGTACGGCGGGGGAACGACCGTCGCGGACCCGCTGGACTCGGCGGACCCGCGGGCGACCGGCCGGGCCATCGAGGCGTTCGGCGGCGCTGTGTCGTGGATCGACGACGGGACCGGGGGCGCGAGCGCGGTCGAGGTCGAGGGGTTCGGCGGTCGCCCCGACACCCCCGACGACGTGATCGACTGCGCGAACTCGGGGACGACGATGCGGCTCGTCACAGCGGCCGCCGGACTGGCGGACGGACTCGCCGTGCTCACCGGCGACGACTCGCTACGCTCGCGCCCGCAGGGACCGCTCCTCGAGGCCGTCGAGTCGCTGGGGGGTCGCGCGGAGTCGACGCGGCACAACGGGCAGGCCCCGCTGGTCGTCGGCGACGCGATGGACGGCGGCGGGGTCGCCATCCCTGGCGACGTGTCCTCGCAGTTCGTCACCGCCCTCCTGATGGCCGGCGCGGTCACCGACGAGGGCGTCGAGGTCGACCTCGAGACGGAACTCAAGTCCGCGCCGTACGTCGAGATCACCCGCGAGGTGCTCGCGGACTTCGGCGTCGACACCGAGCACACGGAGACGGGCTTTCGCGTTCCCGGCGGGCAGGCGTACGAGGCCGACGAGTACGCCGTCCCGGGCGACTTCTCGTCGATGTCGTACCTGCTGGCGGCGGGCGCGGTCGCGGACGGCGACGGAACCCGCGACCGCGACAGCGACGGCGTCGTCGTCGAGGGCGCGCGGCCGAGCGCGCAGGGCGACGCCGCCATCGTCGACGTGCTCGACCGGATGGGCGCGGCGATCGACTGGGACCGAGAGGCCGGGGAGATCGAGGTCCGCGGCGGCGACCTCTCCGGCGTCGACGTCGACGTGGGCGACACGCCCGACCTCCTCCCCACCATCGCCGTCCTCGGCGCGGTCGCCGGCGGCGAGACGCGGATCGTCAACGCCGAGCACGTCCGGTACAAGGAGACCGACCGCGTGGCCGCGATGGCCGAGTCGTTGGAGGCCATGGGCGCAAGCGTGACCGAGGAACCCGACTCGCTGACGGTCCACGGCGACGACTCGGACCTCGTGGGCGCGACGGTCCAGGGTCGCGGCGACCACCGACTCGTGATGGCGCTGACGGTCGCCGGCCTCGTCGCCGAGGGCGAGACGACGGTCACGGGCGCTGAGCACGTCGACGTGTCGTTCCCCGGCTTCTTCGAGACGATGGCGGACCTGGGCGCGGACGTGTCCGTGGAGTGACGACGTCGAGGGGGCGAGTCCCCGAAGCGGCCACGCGATCGCGTCGCTCCGGCGGGGTGTCAGACCACGGTCGTTTATGACTCCCGTCCGGGAGACTCGGCCATGGAGCGGACGTATCTCGGTCCGGGTCTCGGCGAACTCGACGACGGCTCCGACCCCGCGATGTCGTTCGGCGTGGCGACGGAGCGGTCCGACGGCGTCGACGTGGCGCTGTCGGGACTGATCCACCCGGAGGGAACGCCCGTCGAACAGACGGCGGTCGTCTTCGAGATGATCGAGGACATGATCGTCGACGACCTCGGCGGGGAGATGGGGGACGTGACGCGGCTACGGTTCTACGTCAGAGAGGACGTGCTGACCGCAGATCTCCGTCGCGAACTGCACGAACTGCGACGTGACGTGTTCTCGGCCCCGGAGTATCCCGCGGCGACGATGGTCGGCGTGTCGTCGCTGGTTCACGACGACGCGGACGTGGAGGTCGAAGCGAGCGCGTTCGTCCCCGCCGACGAGCGGACGGTGACCACGATCCGGCCCGACTGACGCCGGATCGACCGGGGGTGGAGCGTTTCCGCCGCCGATGCCGTTTTCGCCCGGAGGATAGAGCGCTTCCGCCGCCGATGCCGTTTTCGCTCGGGAGACCGACCGGACTCGCATGAGCGACCTCGATACGCCGCCGTTCGCCTTCGATTACGACCCAGGGGCGATTCACTACGGCCGCGGGTGCATCGCCGACATCGGCGACGCGCTCGCCGACCGCGACCGCGACGCCGCGCTGGTCGTCTGCGGGTCGAACGTCGCCGGCAACGCCGCGCTGATGGACGCCGTCGGCGACAGCCTCGACGACCGCCTCGCGGAGGTGTTCGCGGGCACCACCCCGGACAAGCGACTCCGGGAGGCCGCCCGCGCAGTCGAGCGCGCCGACGACCTCGCGGTCGACGCGTTCGTCCCCGTCGGCGGCGGTTCCAGCCTCGACGTCGCCACCGTCGCCTCGGTCCTCCGGGCTCGCGACCTGTCGCTCGCGGACGCCCGGGCCGAGGTCGCAGAGACCGGGGGGATCTCGACCCCGGACGATCCCGACGAGCTGACGCCGCTGTTCCCGGTCCCGACGACGCTGGCGGGCGCTGACCTGTCGGTGATCGCCGGCATCGCCGCCGCGGTCGACGACGGCGACGGCGGAACGGAGGTCGTCTCCACGGGCGTCGGCGGGGCCGAGTTGATGCCCGAGGCGCTGTTCTACGACCCGGCGCTGTTCGAGACGACGCCGGAGCGCGTGCTCGCCGGGTCGGCCATGAACGGCTTCGACAAGGCGATCGAGTCGCTGTACGCCCGCACGAGGACGGCCGTCACGGACGCGACAGCGACGCGGGCGATTCGGCTCCTCGCAGACGGTCTCCCGGAGATGGCGGATGACCCGACCGCGATGGACCGCGCGGTCGCGGGGATCGTGCTCGCGCAGTACGGCATCTCGCGACCCGGAGCCATGACGATCAACGTGATCCACGCGTTCGGGCACGGCCTGCGCGACGCGTTCGGCATCCAGCAGGGACTCGCGCACGCGGCGGTCGCCCCGCACGCCCTCCGAGCGATGGCCGACGCCGGCGTCGACCTCTCGCTGCTGACGGCGGCGTTCGAGGTCGACACGGCGGAGGCGGCGATCGCCGAGGTGGAACGCGTCCGCGACGCCCTCGATCTCCCGGCGTCGCTGTCGTCGCTCGAGGGCGTCGACGAGACGGGACCGGGACTCGACGAGGCCGCCCGCGTCGCCGCCGCCGACTCGCTGCTGTCGTACGCGCCCGAGGAGTACGAGCTGACGGAGGCGGACGCGCGGGCGGTGTTGGAGGCGGCGCGATGAGCGACGAGACCCGAACGCGCCGCACCGCGGTCCGACGGAGGGCTGGGTCGCAACCGTTATTTCTCGCGACCCCAGGGACCCGTCAATGAGCGAGCCGGGCGATCGAACCGACGATCCGACCGAGGACGCTGCCCAGGAACTCGATCGAACGAGTGACGCCGTCGTCTCGCTCGACGAGGACTGGCGGGTGACTGCCTGGAACGGTCAGATGGCCGAACTGTCCGGCGTCTCGGCGGCCGAGGCCGTCGGCACGGAGGTCTGGACGGTGTTCGACGGCTACGACCTCTCGGAGTCCTCGTTCGCGTCGGCGCTTCGCGAGACCGCCGAAACGGGCGGCGAGCGCGCCATCGAGGCGACCCTCCCCGGCGTCGACGCCCGCGTCGAGGTGCGGATCTATCCCGATCCCACGGGCGTGACCGCGTATCTCACCCCGTCGATGTCCCGGCTGCCGCACGACCGGGAACTGGAGCGGAGTCGGGAGGTCCTCCGGGCGCTTCACGACAGCGTGATCGTGCTCGACAGCGACCTCGTCGTCGAGTTCGCTCTGGTCCACCTCGACGGCGCGGACGACCTCGAGGGGCGCGGGGTCGAGGAGGCGATGACGTCGCTGACGAGCCCGGCGGACGCGAAGCGGTTCCTCGCGGCCGCGCGAGCGGTCCTCGACGGCGATTCCCTCGACGGCGATTCGGCCGCCTCCGAGGGCGGGTCGACCCGCCGAAGGGCGGGCGCAACGGCGGGCGGAGCGACCGGCGGGGCGACCGACGCGGGGTCCGGGACCGCCGAGGGAGGCAGCCGGCGACTGACGCTCCCGTACGGGAGCGACGAGGATCTTCAGTACGTCGATCACCGCCTGACTCGTGTCACCTTCGACGGCGAGGATCACGTCCTCGTCATCGGCCGCGACGTGACCGAGCGGACCCGGTTCGAGCGGCGACTCCGCGCGCTCCAGAGCATCGCGCGCGAGCTGAACACGGCGACCAACGCCGACGACATCGCCTCGCGTGCCGTGTCGGCCGCTGCGGACGTGATCGATATGCCGCTGACCGGCGTGTGGCTGGTCGACGAATCGGGCGACGCGCTCGTCCCCGCGGCGGTGACCGTCTCTTCGGATGCGATGTTCGACGACCACCCCACCTTTCGCGGGGGCGAGAGTCTCGCGTGGGAGGCGTTCGAGGCCGACGAGTTCCGCCGGATCGACGACATGGACGACGAGAACGAGCGACACAACCCCGACACGGTCGTCCGCTCGGAGCTGATCGCCCCGCTGGGCGACCACGGAGTGATGCTCACGGCGTCGCTGGAGCCGAACGGGTTCGACGACGCCGACGTGGACCTCTTTCGCGCGCTGGCCGCCAGCGTCGAGGCGACGCTCGCGCGCACGGACCGCGAGCAGCGCCTCGAGGAACGGAACCGACAGCTCGAGCGGTTCGCGGACGTGGTCGCTCACGACATCCGCAACCCCCTCGGCGTCGCCGCCGGCCACCTGGACCTGGCTCGGGAGTCCGGAGACACGTCGCACCTCGATAGGGTTGACGGGGCCCTCGATCGGATCGAACGCCTCGTCGACGAACTGCTCGAACTCGCGCGCAACGAGACGGGCGACGCGGACACGGAGTCGGTGGACCTGCCCGCGGTCGCGCGGGAGGCGTGGGCGACCGTCGAGACCGACGAGGCGACGCTGACGGTCGCCGACGGTCTCGGGAGGATGGACTGGAACGAGGGACAGCTCACGCAGCTGTTCGAGAACTGCTACCGGAACGCGATCGAACACGCCGGCCCCGACGTGGCCGTGACGGTCGGTCCGCTCGACGGCGGCGGATTCTACGTCGCCGACGACGGTCCCGGCGTTCCGGAGGACGTGCGCGACCACGTGTTCGATCACGGCTTCACCACCGACCGGGAGGGGACCGGCTTCGGCCTCGCGATCGTCGCGGAGGTCGCCGAGGCGCACGGCTTCGAGGCGTCGGCGACCGAGAGCGACGCCGGCGGCGCTCGCTTCGAGTTCCGGCCCGTATGAGCGACTGGCGGGAACCGACAGACGTCACGAGATGCCACCCGTCACTGAGCGACTAAGCGACGCCAGCCGCCACAAGTGACGCCACGCGCCACTAAATGACGCCACTCGCTACCAGGTGACAGCGCCCGATGCCGATCGAAACCGTCCTGAACAGACTGTGCGTTCACGAACCGCTATTGTTCCGGAGGCGTTCGATCGGCGTATGAGCGACACACAGGGTTCGCCGTTGCCCCCGGAGGCCGCTCCCGGTCCCGACGGCCTCCCCGTCGTCGGCTCGTTCCTCGAGAGCCGGTGCGACTTCTTCGCGTTCCGCGACCGCGTCGCCCGCGAGCACGGCGGCGTCGCACGCTACGAGATCCTCGGACAGTCGGTGTTCCTGCTCACCGACCCCGACGCGATCCGGCGGGTGCTCGTCGGAGAGAACGAGCGGTACGAGAAGGGAGAGCTGTTCCAACAGCAGCTCCGTCCGGTGCTCGGGAACGGCCTGCTCAACAGCGAGGGGGAGTTCTGGCGTCGCCAGCGCCACCTCATCCAGCCGGCGTTCACGCCCGACCGGATCGCGGGCTACGGCGACATGATGGTCGAGGCGACCGAGCGTACGAGCGCCCGCTGGGACGACGGAGAGGTGCGCGACGTGCACCGGGACATGATGGGGCTGACGCTGGACATCGTCGCCCGCGCGCTCGCCGGCGTCGACATCCGGGACCGCACGCCCGCCATCGGCGGCGCGCTGGACACGGTGATGGAGCAGTCGGCCGGCGGGGCCCTCGTCGACCTCCTGCCGGCGTGGGTGCCGACGCCCGGACGCCAGGCGCTCGACGAGGCCGTGTCGAGCCTCGACCGGATCGTCGACGAACTGATCGTCGAGAAGCGTCGCGCGCTCCGAGCGGGCGAGGTCGAGTCGGACGATGACGTGGTGGCGGCGTTGCTGACGGCGACCGACGAGGACGGCGAGCACATGGCCGACGAGCAGGTCCGCGACGAGGTGAAGACGCTGCTGTTGGCGGGCCACGAGACCACGGCGCTGGCGCTGACCTTCACGCTGCACCTGCTCGCGCGCCATCCCGACGTCGAGGAGACGCTGCTGGCGGAACTGGAGAGCGAACTGGGCGACGAACCGGCAGGCGTCGACAGCGTCCGCGACCTGGAGTACCTGGACGACGTGATCACCGAGTCGATGCGGCTGCTGCCGCCGGTTCACGGGATCCTCCGCGAGCCGACCGAGGACGTCGAACTCGGCGGCTACCGGATTCCGGAGGGGACGCCGCTGGCGATCAGCCAGTGGGTCGTCCACCGCGACCCCGCCCACTACGACGATCCACTCGAGTTCCGCCCCGAGCGGTGGACCGACGAGATGGAGGCGGACCTCCACCCGCTGGCGTACTTCCCGTTCTCCTCGGGGCCGCGGCGGTGCGTCGGCGACCGGTTCGCGCTGCTGGAGGCGAAGCTGATCCTCGCGACGCTGCTGCGTCGGTACGCGTTCGAGGTCGTCGAGCCGGTCGACCTGGAGGGGTGTCTGGAGGCGAGCATCACGACGCGACCGACCGAGCCGGTTCGGATGCGGGTTCGCGACCGCTGAGCGTCGGTGTCGCCGTCAGCGGCGGCGACGACCCCTCCTCGACGATGGGTGGCAATACCGCGGGAGAAAAAATGAGTTATGAGCCTGCGGCCAGGTGATGCACGTAGCATCCACCATCCATGTCGGGTAACTACGATCTCGTCATCGTCGGCGGAGGTATCAGCGGCGCGTCGCTGTTGTACACGACCGCGCGCTTCACCGACATCGAGTCGATCGCGCTGATCGAGAAGGAATCGGAGGTGGCGGCGATCAACTCCCACCACACGAACAACTCACAAACGCTCCACTTCGGCGACATCGAGACCAACTACACCCTCGAGAAGGCCGAGGAGGTGAAGGAGGGCGCGGAGCTGCTCGCCGGCTACCTGGAGAACCACGACGCCGACCGCGAGATGCACGCCAAGCGCAGCAAGATGGTGCTCGGCGTCGGCGACGAGGAGGTCGAGGCGCTCGAACGCCGCTACGACGACGAGGGGTTCGGCGACCTGTTCCCGAAACTCCGCCCGATCGAGCGCGAGGAGATCGCGGAGATCGAGCCCAAGGTCGTCGAGGGACGCGACCCAGACACGGACCTGCTGGCGTTGCAGACGCCCGACGGCTACGTCGTCGACTACGGCGAGACGGCAAAGTCGTTCGTCGAAGAGGCCCGCGAGGAGGCTGCAGTCGACGTGTTCACCGGCACGAAAGTCACGGACGTCACCCCGACGCCGGACGGGTACGCGATCGACACCGACGACGGTCGCTTCGAGTCAGCGGCGGCCGTCGTCGCCGCCGGGTCGCACAGCCTCCAGATCGCGAAGGAGCTCGGCTACGGCAAAGACAAGGCGCTGCTCCCGGTCGCGGGGAGCTTCTTCCTCGCGGACGACCTCCTGAACGGGAAGGTGTACACCCTGCAGATGAAGAAGCTCCCGTTCGCGGCGATCCACGGCGACGCCGACGTGCACGACCCGAGCACGACCCGGTTCGGGCCGACCGCGAAGCTCGTGCCGGCGCTGGAGCGCGGCCGGATATCGACGGTGTCTGACTTCCTCGACGTCTTCGGCCTCAACGCGGCGTCGTTCCTCAGCTACGCCAACATCCTCGCCGACCGGATCCTCTTGCCGTACGTCCTTCGGAACCTCGTGTATGACGTCCCGTCCGTCGGGCCGAAGCAGTTCCTCCCGCACGTCCAGAAGGTCGTTCCGAGCGTCGAACTCGACGACATCGAGCGGGCGAAGGGGTACGGCGGAGTCCGCCCACAGATCGTCGACACCGAGGCGAAGAGTCTCGACATGGGCGAGGCGAAGATCGTCGGGAAGGACATCATCTTCAACATCACCCCCTCGCCGGGTGCGTCCACGTGCCTCAAGAACGCGATGCGCGACACCCGAACGGTCGTCGACTTCCTCGACGACTACTCCTTCGACGAGGAGGCCTTCCGTGCGGACACGATCGATCACTTCCCGACCGGCGAGGCAGACACCGCTGACGCCGACGCCACCGATTCCCCCGACGACGGCGACGACGGCGACGACCCCGACGCCCCCGACGCCAACGAACCAGACGCGGCCCCCATCGAGGGCGAGTAGGACGCATATACACCCGACGCGCGCGCCGTGACCGACCGGATCGATCAGTTCGGGACGACACGACCGTTCGCCACCTTCGCCGCATTTTATACCGCCGACTCCCCGAACACGGGCATGAACGGAAACGAGTTCGGCCGGCTGTTCCGGCTGACCACCTACGGCGAGAGCCACGGCGAGGCGATGGGTTGTACGGTCTCGGGCGTCCCCGCCGGGGTCGAGTTGGACGAGGAGCGGATCCAGCGGGAACTCGATCGACGGAAGCCCGGCCAGTCGATGATCACGACCAGCCGCGGCGAGCCGGACGAGGTGGCGATCAACTCGGGGCTCCAGGACGGCTACACCACGGGGACGCCGATCGGGATGGTGATCCAGAACAAGGACGCCCGCTCGGGTAAGTACGAGCCGTTCGTCACCGCGCCCCGCCCCAGCCACGGCGACTACACCTACTCCGCGAAGTTCGGGACGCGGAACTGGGGCGGCGGCGGTCGGTCCTCCGCGCGCGAGACGGTGAACTGGGTCGCCGCCGGCGCGGTCGCGAAGGCGGTCCTCGACCAGAGCGACTACGACGTTGAGATCAAGGCGCACGTCAACCAGATCGGCGACATCGTCGCGCCCGACGTGACCTTCGAGGAGATGCTCGAACACAGCGAGGAGAACGAGGTCCGCTGCGCGCACCCGGAGACGGCCGCGGAGATGCGCGATCGCATCGACGAGTACCAGGAGGCCGGCGACTCCATCGGCGGGTCCGTCGAGTTCGAGGCGCGCGGCGTCCCCCGCGGACTTGGCGCGCCGCGGTTCGATTCGGTCCCCGCACGGCTCGGGCAGGCGATGATGTCGATCCCCGCGACGACGGCCTTCGAGTTCGGCCTCGGCCGCGACGCCCGCGAGGTAACGGGACACGACCGAAACGAGAACTGGGAGCTCGACGAGGGCGAGCACCCGGAGACGGTCAGCGAGGAGGGGGACCCTGTGCCCGTCGGCAACGACCACGGCGGCCTGCAGGGAGGGATCACTACCGGCGAGCCGATCTACGGCGAGGTGACGTGGCACGCCCCGACCTCCATCCCGAAAGAGCAGACCACGGTGGACTGGGAGACCGGCGAGGAGAAACAGGTGCAGGTCGTGGGCCGCCACGATCCGGTGCTCCCGCCGCGGGCGGTTCCGGTCGTCGAGGCGATGCTCTACTGTACGGTGCTCGACTTCATGCTCCTGGGCGGCCGGATCAATCCGGACCGGCTGGACGACCGCCCGGGCGAGTACGACACCGCGTATCACGCCGACCGACCGAACGACGACGGGTGATTCTCCGGGTTACTGCTGGGACTCGACGAACTCCCGGATGTCCGCTGCCGACGATCCCTCGATCGGATCGGTTCCCCACCGGAACGCCGGTAACGCCTCGCCCTCCACGCCGCTGTCGCGGCCGAGTTGTCGGTCGGAGTACGTCTGGTTGCGTCGCCGCCGCGTCTCGGCGGCCGCGACGACCGCGTCGGCGTCAATACCGACCTCGGTCGCGAGGTCGCGAAGCAGGTCGTAGGAGTAGTCGGGAGCCGACTCGACGAGCAGTTCGTGAAACCGCCACGCGTCCGCGCGGGAGCCGCGGGCGCGGACCTCGAACAGCGCGCTGGGAAGCACTACCGACCACTCGTTGATCGGGATCGGGAACATGAGTAGGGTCGGGCGGGCGGCCTCGTCGGCGACGAGGTCCGAGAGTTTCGGGTACTCCTCACGCCACCACCGGATCGACGGCTCGTGTGCGTAGTCGAAGTACACCGCGACGAGGGTGCCGCCGCCGGCGTAGATCTGCTCCACGCCGGCGTAGGGGGTGCGAGTGCCCTCGCGGTGGCTGAATGTCTCTGTCGCTTCGGCCGTGGTGAACTCGTCGGTGTGCCAGCCACCGCGAGGTTCGTCGGCGTCGCCGTCGCCGCGCAGCCAGCCGAGGCAGCCCGAGGTCCCGGCGAGCGTCGCGGTGCTCGCGGTCGCGAGGAAGCGTCTGCGCGTTCGCGTTGGACAACGGTCGGACTCGGTCATTCTGTGTTATCCTCCGTCGGGTCCGCATCACAGAGGTTCATTGTAGCGTAGGCACGGCCGTCCTTGGCGACGTAGATGCCGATACCGACGGTAGTCATCTCTGGGTGGATCATCGCAGCATTGTGTTCTGGGGATTGTATAAACCCGCGTAGATAAGCCTCCGCAAGTTCGTTTTCTGTCTCAGATTGGCCGTTTTTCCAATACATTCCGGCGATATTCTCCCGACTAATGTAACAATCGTACTCTGCTTCACGAAGCCTGTCCGAGAATGTTTCACCCTCGGGCGAGGTGTGGTTGAAATAATTCCGGGTAGCCATATCGTATGAGTGATGGCGAGCTATCATAGCGAGGCGGGGATCAAAGGTTAGGGAACCAGCATTATCTACAGATCTATATTCATTTAGTTTTTTAAATAAAATGTTTTCAACTAATGTGACATTTAAATCAGTACGTTGTGTCTTATTCTGCAAAGGAGAAGGTGTTATTATGTTCTCATCAGCCTGTTGATGGCCAAATTTAGGCGATTCAGGCGTCTCATTATGAAATACTACCGGTTCCTGGCTACGAACGATTGGTTCCGGGTTAGATCCGACAGAAGATAGACATCCAGTCAGTAGGATCATTACAACGAGTGCGGTTGCATACCCTCTATTCATATTTTCACCATCGAGGGGCCCAGTACGATCCAGGCAGCTGTAATTACCATGAATAGACTACTAATTTACTGTACAAATATATTTGCATCTAACTATTAGCACATGACTGTGTCGTGGTGACTTTTATCCGATCCACACCGAACTTCGACTGTCCGAAGGGTCCCTGAGATATACGAACCAGTCTCTGGCTTCTTGAGTGAGTGCTCCGTTCTCACGGTACGTCCTTCACGCTCCCACAGCCATTCAGTCCAGGATTCCGTTTCCGCAAAGGATTCCATGGTGACGGTGAATTCGCGCTCGCTCGCGTACTCGTGGTAGTGAACTGTCCGGGTCCGTTCGACTTCAGTCAGGTACAGGTAGTCGGTGTCGTAGTAGGTGTAGCCACTATGGTCGTGGCCGGTGTACCAGACCTCGGTGTCGTATCTCCAGTTGGAGCACTCCCGTGAGAACCCGCCGTACGGACTCGGATTGAGATCCCAGTTCGTGCACGTCCTCGTGGTTCGGGTGTGTCGCTCACGGTCGTGATCATGGCCGTCGCCGACGACCACACGCTCGGTTCTAGTTTCACCAGTATAGCTCCATCCCGGGCGCTGATACTTGCTCGAAAGCCACCGATATTTGTCTTCGTAGTACGTCCGTTCCTCGGTCCGAACGTTCCGTTCCACGAGCTGCCAGTCGTCTCCTGCTCCGTCCGGATCCGACTGCCTGACGCGAGTGATCCGGCGAGATCGCTGCTCAACGCTTGTCCCCGTCGATACCCAGTTGTCCCCGAGCGTCGATGGCCGTCCAGCATCGGCCCTTACAGATACTGTTCGTCCTGTGAAGTACGTCCCGGAGTCGTGGACCGATCTCTTGAACCAGCCTTCTCCTGTAGGTTGTTCATTGGATATGACACGTTCAATTGTATTACTGGTGGTCTCGTACCAGTACTCCGTGTAGGTCTTTGGTCGAACGTTGATGTCGACCGTTTTCAACGCCTCACCGTTCGGGCCTTGTGTCGAGATCAGTCTCGCCTTGTACGTTCCAGGATCGGAGTACGTATGAGATATATCGACATTCACGCCGGCTGGTGTCCCTGAACCGCGAGTGATGGATCCGTCACCAAAAACGAGCCGGTAGTTCTGATGCGACCCGACTGTGAAAACGACACGTTCTCCTGGTTCGATCTCGAGACTGCCTTCCTGCGAGGTCCCCCCAGACTCCGTCGCGTGAAACACGATATGGTCATGTGTCTGTACTGAATGGACGCGGCTTATCCACTTCTGTTCGCCTTGGTCACCATCTGCATCAACAGCCGAGAGCGAAACTTCCCTCGTGACCTTGCCGCCGCGCTCAGAGACGAACATGT
This window encodes:
- the aroC gene encoding chorismate synthase; the encoded protein is MNGNEFGRLFRLTTYGESHGEAMGCTVSGVPAGVELDEERIQRELDRRKPGQSMITTSRGEPDEVAINSGLQDGYTTGTPIGMVIQNKDARSGKYEPFVTAPRPSHGDYTYSAKFGTRNWGGGGRSSARETVNWVAAGAVAKAVLDQSDYDVEIKAHVNQIGDIVAPDVTFEEMLEHSEENEVRCAHPETAAEMRDRIDEYQEAGDSIGGSVEFEARGVPRGLGAPRFDSVPARLGQAMMSIPATTAFEFGLGRDAREVTGHDRNENWELDEGEHPETVSEEGDPVPVGNDHGGLQGGITTGEPIYGEVTWHAPTSIPKEQTTVDWETGEEKQVQVVGRHDPVLPPRAVPVVEAMLYCTVLDFMLLGGRINPDRLDDRPGEYDTAYHADRPNDDG
- a CDS encoding CAP domain-containing protein, producing the protein MILLTGCLSSVGSNPEPIVRSQEPVVFHNETPESPKFGHQQADENIITPSPLQNKTQRTDLNVTLVENILFKKLNEYRSVDNAGSLTFDPRLAMIARHHSYDMATRNYFNHTSPEGETFSDRLREAEYDCYISRENIAGMYWKNGQSETENELAEAYLRGFIQSPEHNAAMIHPEMTTVGIGIYVAKDGRAYATMNLCDADPTEDNTE